A part of Hippopotamus amphibius kiboko isolate mHipAmp2 chromosome 16, mHipAmp2.hap2, whole genome shotgun sequence genomic DNA contains:
- the LOC130838857 gene encoding protein tyrosine phosphatase type IVA 2-like codes for MNRPAPVEISYANMHFLITHNPTNATLSKFTEELKTYGVTTLVRVCDATYDKAPVEKGGIHVLDWSFDDGAPPPNQIVDDWLNLLKARFREEPGCCVAVHCGAALGRAPVLVALALIECGMKYEDAVQFIRQKRKGAFNSKQLLYLEKYRPKMRVRFRDINAHWCVQ; via the coding sequence ATGAACCGTCCAGCTCCTGTGGAGATCTCCTATGCGAACATGCATTTTCTGATAACCCACAACCCTACCAATGCTACCCTCAGCAAGTTCACAGAGGAACTTAAGACGTATGGAGTGACAACTTTGGTTCGAGTTTGTGATGCTACGTATGATAAAGCACCAGTTGAAAAAGGAGGAATCCACGTTCTAGATTGGTCTTTTGATGATGGAGCGCCACCCCCTAATCAGATAGTAGACGATTGGCTAAACCTACTAAAAGCCAGATTTCGTGAGGAGCCAGGTTGCTGTGTTGCAGTGCATTGTGGTGCAGCATTGGGAAGGGCACCTGTGCTGGTTGCACTTGCTTTGATTGAATGTGGAATGAAGTACGAAGATGCAGTTCAGTttataagacaaaaaagaaagggagCATTCAATTCCAAACAGCTGCTTTACCTGGAGAAATACCGACCTAAAATGCGAGTACGCTTCAGAGATATCAATGCGCATTGGTGTGTTCAGTAG